Below is a genomic region from Oculatellaceae cyanobacterium.
CCGGGTTTATTTGGAGATGCTGTTGGTCGATCTTCTATTCGCCAACCTCTTATCCTTTGCCTTTTGGCTCCAGCTAATCAGTCCTTTTTGCTGGTTGGACATTACGATGGTTCAGTTGTGGGTTCAAGCCGTAACTTTACTCATGGATTCTTTGCTTGCCCCGCACTATCCTGGACTGGAAGTGTTGAGAGGCTTTCACCCCCGCTTTACGGATTGATGGCATCGCTACCGTAGGGGACGCAGTTTGACCTGCGCTCTGTGTGCTTTCACCTGGCATCCACAGGGGAGGGATTCTCACCCTCATGGTTCACTCAGTTATCATGATTTTCAGTCAATACGATAGACTGATATCATACGGCTAATCCTCTTAACCCATACGGGCATTGGTTTCTAGCCAACGAATCGCACAAAAAACTTGTCCTTGCAGACTGGCAGGTAAATATTGTTGTTCTATCCAATGATCTTGGTAAGCATGAGGATAAAGATAACCCGCACCATGTCCGAAACCTTTTTTATCACGATTGCCATCCTTAAGATGCGTTGGAACTTCTGATTCTTTTTCCCGTTCCACCGCAGCTAAAGCATCAAAAAAGCCCATCACACTATTTGATTTTGGTGCATTTGCCAGATAAAGCGTTGCTTGTGCTAAATGATAGCGACCTTCTGGCATTCCCACACGGTCAAATGCTTCTGCACAAGAATTAACAATTACAACCGCATTCGGGTCAGCAAGTCCCACATCTTCAGAAGTTAAAATTAGCATTCGACGGAAGATAAAACGGGGGTCTTCACCTGCATAAACCATCTTTGCTAACCAATATAAAGGGGCATCTGGGTCAGAACCGCGCAGACTTTTAATAAAGGCGCTGATAGTATCAAAATGAGCATCACCTTCTTTGTCGTAAAGGACTGCACGTTGTTGAATTGATTCTTCTGCAACTGCTAAAGTGACGTAAATAATTCCCGTTTCATCTGGTGGCGTGGTTTCTACTGCTAGTTCTAAGGCGTTGAGTAATGATCTAGCATCACCATTTGCTACATTAACGAGATGATCTAAAGCACTAGGATCAATGTTTACCTTAAGATTGCCATAACCTCGTTCTCGATCATTTAAAGTTTGCTCAACAATACGATACAAATCATCATTATTGAGTTGCTTAAGCTGAAAAATCCGAGAACGACTAACCAGCGCTTTATTAACTTCAAAATAGGGATTTTCTGTAGTTGCGCCAATCAGAATTACTGTGCCATTTTCTACCCAAGGTAATAGCGCATCTTGCTGAGACTTATTAAATCTGTGAACTTCATCAACAAATAAGATTGTGCGTTGATTGTGCTTTTTCCGTTTTTCGGTTGCAGTATCAATCGCTGCCCGAATTTCTTTAACTCCAGAAAGTACAGCATTAATCGCAATAAAATGAGCGCGGGTACTGTTGGCAATAACTCTAGCTAAAGTCGTTTTGCCAGTACCAGGAGGGCCATAAAAAATCACTGAAGAAAGTTGATCTAAAGTAATGGCACGCTGCAATAACCGTCCTGGTGCAATAATGTGGTCTTGACCGATAAATTCATCCAGCGTGCGCGGACGCATCCTTGCTGCTAGAGGTGCTTCATTTTCAGCTTGTTGCAGATGGTGTTGTTCAAATAAATCCATTTGTTTACTGCCCATGCTTTAGGCATAATATAAGTAATCAGACAGAATTACTTACAGGGTTTTATAATAATATTTATATTGTAGTAAGAAAAATAAAGTATTGATTTAATGAATATGATCTATTCATTTCAGAATAAATGAAACCAGTAATTGATAGCTACACTGAAATAATCAATACCCATCAGCCGCACATAATAGCAAGATTTGGGTTAACTATTTTAATTATCAAACCTATTTAATAAATGTTTTTAAATAAGGACATACTCCGCCTCCATAAAGAAGTTCGTCTATTTTTAAACAGTATTTATCAGTTTCAAACTTATTTTTTAGCCCGATTTCGTTGGTAGGCTTAAAACCTGCTACAATAAAACTTTTATATTCAACAATGTTTCCTCGGACACTGCCAGTCATTAATGAACAAATTAAAATCTTATTTTTATTAATTTCTTGTTCACTTACTATCCAGGAAAGATTATTAATAAGATTATTAGTGTAAGCAACTTCACGTTGCTTTGGCTTATTTATATAATCATAATAATCATCCTCTTCTAGCTTTTCATTTACATCTATATTTTCGGAAAAAACCCGATACAGAGATTTAGTTTTTACCTGTATTCCTATATTTTTATTATTAATCAAATAAAATTCACCAGCTTGAAGCAAGTAAGACAATTATTATCACGCAGGCTGGAGAACCCATTGCTAAAAATAGACCTATTCAGCCGACTGTTGAGCAACCTAGACATTTTACCTTACGATCTGGTTGTTCACCGTTCCAGATGATTTTGACCCTTGCTCCCCAGAAAATACCTTAACTACATTTG
It encodes:
- a CDS encoding AAA family ATPase; the protein is MGSKQMDLFEQHHLQQAENEAPLAARMRPRTLDEFIGQDHIIAPGRLLQRAITLDQLSSVIFYGPPGTGKTTLARVIANSTRAHFIAINAVLSGVKEIRAAIDTATEKRKKHNQRTILFVDEVHRFNKSQQDALLPWVENGTVILIGATTENPYFEVNKALVSRSRIFQLKQLNNDDLYRIVEQTLNDRERGYGNLKVNIDPSALDHLVNVANGDARSLLNALELAVETTPPDETGIIYVTLAVAEESIQQRAVLYDKEGDAHFDTISAFIKSLRGSDPDAPLYWLAKMVYAGEDPRFIFRRMLILTSEDVGLADPNAVVIVNSCAEAFDRVGMPEGRYHLAQATLYLANAPKSNSVMGFFDALAAVEREKESEVPTHLKDGNRDKKGFGHGAGYLYPHAYQDHWIEQQYLPASLQGQVFCAIRWLETNARMG